The DNA sequence CGCAGATCCGCCGCGACTGGGACAAGATCCGCAAGCACTGGCTGCAGCTTCTCGCCTATGGCGCGATCGGTTTCACCACCTTCAACGCCCTGCTCTATTCGGCGCTGAAATATACGAGCGCGATCAACGCCGTCATTCTCCAGGCCGGCATTCCGATGCTGATCTTCCTGTTCAACTTCGTGCTGTTCCGCACGCGAGCGTCGATCGCCCAGGTGATCGGCTTCACCGTGACCCTGATCGGCGTATTGGTGACCGCGGCCCATGGCGACATTTCGAGCCTGTTGTCGCTTGAGTTCAATTTCGGCGACGCGTTGATGATCATCGCCTGTGTCGTCTATGCCGGCTATACCGTGGCGCTTCGCTACAAGCCAACGATGCACTGGCAAAGCTTCATCGCAGCGCCGGCCTTCGGCGCGCTCTTGAGCGCAATACCGCTGTTGTTCTGGGAAATCGGCACCGGCACGGCGATCGCGCCGGATACCACCGGCTGGGTCATCGTTCTCTATGCGGCGATCTTCCCGTCACTGATGTCGCAGGTGCTCTATGTGCGCGGGGTCGAGATGATCGGCGCCAACCGCGCCGGCCTTTTCATCAACGCCATTCCGGTCTTCGGGACGTTGCTCTCGGTGCTGCTGATCGGCGAGACCTTCCATCTCTTCCACCTCGCCGCGTTGCTCCTGGTGCTCGGCGGGATCGCGATTGCCGAAAGGGGTCGCCCGCGCTAGCCGTGTTCGCGCCTGCCGGGCAGGCGTCGCGCGATGCAATCGCTAGAACTGGGGAGGCGACTTAAGGCTTGATTAGCAGATGGGTGTTTCTGTCGCCGCCAGGATATTCTCCCTGGGGCTAAGGCAGTGAAAAATATTAGAATTTCGACACGTATCTATCTGTTGACGGCGATGGCGCTGGTCTTCATGGCGACAGCCATGGCCTACAAGACACAGGTTGCCAACTCGGAAGTCAGCCAGGAGCGACAACAGATGCTGCGCAACATCACCGAAGCGGCGATCTCGACGATCGCAAGCTTCGAGGAACAGGAGCGCAACGGTGCGCTGACCCGGGAAGAAGCCCAGGGGCGCGCTATTTCGGCCGTGATGGCGATGCGGTTCGGCCAGGACGGCTACTTCTTCATCAATAGCTTCGACGGCATGATGATCGCCCATCCGCTGGCGAAGAAACTTGTTGGTACCGACATCCGCGGCCTCAAGGATACCAACGGCAAGGCCTTCAACGTCGAGCTGATCGCGCTTGCCCAGAACCCGGGCAGCGGCATCGTCAACTATTACTGGGACAAGCCCGGCCATGAGGAACCGGTCGAGAAGTACTCCTACATCCAGGGTTTCAAGCCCTGGGGCTGGGGCGTCGGCACCGGCGTCTACGCCGATGATCTCGCCGCCAAATATAACGCTTCGCTGCTGATGACGATCATCACCACGGCGATTGCCGCGATCGCGACGCTTGCAGCCGCCATGGCGATCGGCCGCTCAATCAGCCGGCCGATCAACCGGTTGAAGGACGTCATGCTCGAAGTATCGAACAACGACACCCGTTCGGAGGTTCCAGATACCGATCGCCGCGACGAGATCGGC is a window from the Ensifer adhaerens genome containing:
- a CDS encoding DMT family transporter yields the protein MNSRAYFYLCITALFWGGNSVAGKIAVGHVSPMMLTTLRWVFALIVILVLMTPQIRRDWDKIRKHWLQLLAYGAIGFTTFNALLYSALKYTSAINAVILQAGIPMLIFLFNFVLFRTRASIAQVIGFTVTLIGVLVTAAHGDISSLLSLEFNFGDALMIIACVVYAGYTVALRYKPTMHWQSFIAAPAFGALLSAIPLLFWEIGTGTAIAPDTTGWVIVLYAAIFPSLMSQVLYVRGVEMIGANRAGLFINAIPVFGTLLSVLLIGETFHLFHLAALLLVLGGIAIAERGRPR